CTTGTACATTGAATATACGTTGTTTGTTTGAGTTTGTGTGCTCATAACCTCATATTACAACCCCGCTATATATACTATTGGTAATAATTACCAATCAAAACCTATGAATGCCAATATTTGACATAACTATAAATGCCTGATTAAAATTGCAACTTCGTAATGAATATCGATAAATCAGCACATTGGAAAACTGAAAAATCTCAGAAGAAACTAGAAAAAATTGGTCTGGCACTTGGGATTACATTATTTGTTGCAAGCTGCTGTTCGTACTTTATTATTGATGCATTTGACTAAAAATAGAAAAAACCCGAAAATAGCCTCTATTTTAGAGAGAAATAGTTAGCCGAATATCTGCCAAAGCCTACCTCCGGCTAACATATGTTGGCGTGCAAACCAATTACTGATAAAAGAATAGTTTTAAGCCAATAAACCTTGCTTCTGGTGAGTAGATAATATCTGTCTAATACACCGGTATATATCACAGAGAAACAATATAGAGTATGTTAAAACAAATAATTGAAAAACTGAAATTTGGTGCTTGTAAAACCAAAAACGCTAGTAAGGAAACTTCACATGTTGAATCTGAGAAAAAGAAATCAGAGGATATAGAAAAATAAATGACATATCATTGTAAACACTGCAATTTTACTTGGGATTCATCTCAAGGAGATATTCAAAAATTACTTCTCCATGAAAAAACTCATCAAAAGAAGGCCTCTGATTAAATGTTAACTTGTAACAAGTGCTATAACGGACATCATGATCAATGTATGGGAAAAGCTGGGATGTATGATTGCGGCTGTGAATGTTTTAAAAAATGAAATATCAATGTGCTAAATGTGATTTCCATTGGATTGGAACTTCATATACTTTTGATGAGGTACGTAAACATGAAGCAACACATAAGAAAAAAAATGTGCAAAAACGCACTTCTAAAAAATGATTAATTGAGATGGATTCTTTTTATGAATAAGACAAAATGTGATAGATGTGGTTCTCTTTTAGGGACTGAAAGTAGGAAAACCAAGCAGCGCTTTTGCGGTAATTGTAAAAAGAAATTTCAATTATATCGAGATAAATAGATAATTTTTTGCTGTCTCTAATTACTTCACTCATAATTTATTTTTAGATAAATAGTAGTTTGCCCTAATATCGTGTATGGAAAAATTTGAACAATTATTGAATATGTTGATGGATTTTAATTCTGATATTAGATTTGCTGCTATTTGTGATAAGAATGGTGAAATTTTATGGAATAGTAAACGTAATAATGTTAAACCACTAGTTCCGATGGCTGATACTAAAAAAACACTTCAAAGAGCTATCAATGCATGGGAGGAACGTTCCAAAATTAAAAACATGGTTGGTGAAGGGCTGTATGTGATAGCAGCTTATGAAAAGATTAAGCGAATCACTATTCCTCTTGATAATAGACATATTTTGTTTTTAAGTGTAGATAATTCTCCTGACAAATCTTCTAACAAAAAGAGTTATGGTCATTTGGTAGAAATGGGAAAAATCATGTCTATTGTTGATTTTGTAAAATCCCAACAATAATTTTAGAACATGTTAGCCATACATGGATTTGTCTGTAGTTTCAGCACCTAAATTATTGGCTGATGCAAATCCACTAAAATTTGAACGTAATATTTTTTGAACATGACTTGATACACGTGAAACATCATCCCATGTATTATGAAATGTTACTCTATCTAGAACCTGCTCATCTACATGTGAGAAAATTGCTAAACCGACAACATTATCATTTTCTTTTATCCATTGATGTCCAACCCCTGCAATTGTACATATCTCACTAATCTCCATTACAGCTTTTGAAAATGACGGGTTCTTAATTACAAGTAACTTTGAATCATTTGGTGGGAATCTCATGTTTACATTCAGATGAATTCTGTCTTGTCTGTTGACATTTTTGCTTACGATAACATTTGTCCCTAAATGAAATTGCCATTCGATTAAATTACTTTTTTCTCTTACCTTATCTGTTTGATCTTCATATTTGACATTTGTAATTTTTATAAATTCTTCAACTAGTTTTTTCATTTCTTCTGATGTTTTTGCCATGAGTGAAATAATTACATGTTCAATATATGCCTGTTAGTAAAAAAAGAAATTAATGGCTGTGTCCACAACCGCAGGAATCATGACCGCCATGTCCTTCTGATTCCTTTCCTGCACATCTGGAACATTTGTCTGAACCCATTGGGGAAAAGAAACTAATTCCACATGACACACATTTCATATTTGACATGCTCTATCTGAAAAATAGTTATATTTATTGAATACGCATTTAGGCTCTACAAAATTATTCTGATGGTCTTGCTTTTCCAATATCGCCTGCTTCGTCGTTTTTCTTAAAGACACGATATTCTCCTATTGTGGCGTTGCATTTTTCACAAGTATACTGTCCTCTCTCAATTAGGATCAAATTATCTGCAACTTCTTCATTTGTATTTTCTTCCAAATGGATTTTTGGTGGGTTGTCAAATTCAGTTTCACACATGTTACAGTAATGCTTGAACATCTTCTTAGTCTCTAATTTTCCAATTGGTGCCAAGAATAATTTTCCCACTCCAAGATCTGCTTTCTTTGCCTGCTCTTCAGTCAAATCAGCTATTACGTATCCTCCAGATCCTTGCAGTTTGAATTCTGTCATTTTCACTATGATGTGATTTTTGGGATTAAAATACTATCTGGACACAAATTGTATGTTCTGATTTTTGTAATGAATATGTAGCCTGTTCTCCTTGATTCTTATGTAGGCAAATATCGTATCATGCATGTCAGAAGATAGAAAAATGTATCCTATGAAGTGCTCCGATTGTGGTGCAGCATCAGAGGTGCCTTTTGAACCAAAACCAGACAGACCAGTATACTGCAAAGAATGTCTACCAAAACATAGAACCAGAAGCTTTTAGGCTAGTTTTGTTTAATTAATTTTGAACTCAATTATCTCTCAGGTATTCTAAAAACCTCTTTTCTTTTTCATTTTCCTAAATTCTACGACTACGCTGGGTTACTCAGTTTAAATTATACGTAATACCTAATGCAATATGTTAAACAATACAAGAGATACAATTTTCATTGGTAAGAAACCACTAATGACTTATGTCACTTCTGCTATTATTCAATTAGCAACACTTCCATTAGTTACAGTCAAAGCTAGGGGATTGATCATCGCACATGCTGTTGATGTGGTACAGATAGTTCTCCAAAAAACCAACCCTGCATTTGTTGTAGGTGATGTAAAAATTGGTTCAGAATCATTAGAGTCACAAGATGGCAGAACTAGAAATGTCTCCACGATAGAAATCTCTATTAAAAGGAAGACTGCATGAGGGCAATTATATGGTAACTGTTAATGCAAAATCCAGTTGTCTGCGTTGTGGAAAAAATTCATTATTAACTGATGAAGTAACCGGTGAGCAATTTTGCTCAAAATGCGGTTATGTGATTAATGAAAAATCTCAAGAATCTGGACCTGAATGGAGATCATTTCAAAAAGATGGTGGTTCAGATCCTGCAAGAACTGGAGCTCCATCATCACTTACAATTCATGACATGGGATTATCTACTGTTATCAATCCATTAAACAAAGATGCCTCTGGAAAACCACTTTCCACTTCAATGAAAAGTACTATTGAAAGATTACGAACATGGGATAGCAGAAGTCAAGTTCATGAACCAATCGATAGAAATCTCAGACAAGCTCTAAGTGAATTAAACAGACTTAAAGATAAAATTGCAATATCTGCAAATGTTTTAGAGAAAGCAGCTTACATTTACAGAAAAGCTTTAGAGAAAAAATTAGTTAGAGGAAGATCAATTTCTGCAATGATAGCTGCATCCCTTTATGCTGCATGTCGCGATACTGAAACACCTAGAACACTAAAAGATGTTGCAGATGCAGCAAATGTAAAGAGAAAAGATATCGCACGATGTTATCGATTGCTTCACCATGAATTGGAACTAAAGATGCCTGTTGTAGATTCAATTCAATGTATAGCAAGAATTTCAAGCAAACTGGAAATTACTGAAAAAACAAAACGTTATGCAGTAAAAGTTCTCAAAGAGGCTCAAGAGCGTAAAGAATCTGCTGGAAAAGATCCAATGGGGCTTGCAGCTTCTGCATTGTATTTGTCATGTGTTCATAATGGGGTATCTGTAACTCAAAGAGATATTGCAGAAGCAGCTGGTGTAACTGAAGTTACAATCAGAAATCGATACAAGGGACTAAAGGCAGAGCATTCTCCAAAAGATGAATAAGAACAGTAGATTCTTATCTTAAAATTTTTGGTACAAATTATGGATAAAATTAAACAGAATTCTCCAGTGTTATTTTACTTTAACAGTTCTAAAAAATGGCTAGTAAAAATCTCAAAAAAAGAGTCCCTTCATACACACATTGGTGTTCTCAAACATGCTGATGCTATTGGAAAAGAATATGGTTCTAGACTAACAACAAACAAGGACAAGTATGTCTATCTTCTAAAACCAACCACATATGATTATGTTATGAAAATTCAACATGGCACCCAGATTGTTTACCCTAAAGATCTTGGTTACATTGTCGCAAGAGCTGGAATTGAAAGCGGTCAAAAGATTTTAGAGATTGGAACAGGAAGTGGCTCTTTAACTTCTTTTATTGCCAGTATTGTAAAACCTAGAGGACATGTCTACACATTTGATGTTGATGAAAATTTTATGAAAATTGCTGAAAAAAATATCAAAAAGGCAGGTGTTTCAAAGTATGTAACCCAGACAAATCTGGATATTAAAACAGCCAAAAAAATGCCTTTGGAGGATATGGATGCTGCCTTGATTGATCTAGGTGATCCTTGGACTGTAATTCCACAAGTTCGTAAAATGCTCAAAGGAAGTGGTGCTGTTTTTGCAATTTGCCCAACTATGAATCAATTGGAAAAATTAACAATGTCTCTAGTTGAAAATGAGTTTACTGACATAGAATCCACTGAACACATTATACGTACTATTGATGCTAGGGAAGGAAAAACCAGACATTCTTTTCAAGGAATTGGACACACCACTTACTTGTGTTATGCTAGAAAGGCATTTTTTGAAAGAGGATCAAAGACCTCAAAAACACTAGAATCAAAAAAATCTACGGCTAGCAAAACCAAGAAAAAAACTGTCAAAAAATCATCTTAATTAGTCTGGAAAACATCAAAACAAGATTTATTCCTGTATTTTTTAGGGTATATTGATGAGGAAAAATCTTACCGTTCCCATTGTTCGAAAGTTCATCCCCTCAAGAAAACTAAAATCCAGAAAAGGCGATAATGGGATTGTTCTGGTTGTTGGCGGAAGCT
The window above is part of the Nitrosopumilus sp. genome. Proteins encoded here:
- a CDS encoding DNA-binding protein is translated as MLNNTRDTIFIGKKPLMTYVTSAIIQLATLPLVTVKARGLIIAHAVDVVQIVLQKTNPAFVVGDVKIGSESLESQDGRTRNVSTIEISIKRKTA
- a CDS encoding tRNA (adenine-N1)-methyltransferase; translation: MDKIKQNSPVLFYFNSSKKWLVKISKKESLHTHIGVLKHADAIGKEYGSRLTTNKDKYVYLLKPTTYDYVMKIQHGTQIVYPKDLGYIVARAGIESGQKILEIGTGSGSLTSFIASIVKPRGHVYTFDVDENFMKIAEKNIKKAGVSKYVTQTNLDIKTAKKMPLEDMDAALIDLGDPWTVIPQVRKMLKGSGAVFAICPTMNQLEKLTMSLVENEFTDIESTEHIIRTIDAREGKTRHSFQGIGHTTYLCYARKAFFERGSKTSKTLESKKSTASKTKKKTVKKSS
- a CDS encoding CxxC-x17-CxxC domain-containing protein, which translates into the protein MSEDRKMYPMKCSDCGAASEVPFEPKPDRPVYCKECLPKHRTRSF
- a CDS encoding TFIIB-type zinc ribbon-containing protein — encoded protein: MVTVNAKSSCLRCGKNSLLTDEVTGEQFCSKCGYVINEKSQESGPEWRSFQKDGGSDPARTGAPSSLTIHDMGLSTVINPLNKDASGKPLSTSMKSTIERLRTWDSRSQVHEPIDRNLRQALSELNRLKDKIAISANVLEKAAYIYRKALEKKLVRGRSISAMIAASLYAACRDTETPRTLKDVADAANVKRKDIARCYRLLHHELELKMPVVDSIQCIARISSKLEITEKTKRYAVKVLKEAQERKESAGKDPMGLAASALYLSCVHNGVSVTQRDIAEAAGVTEVTIRNRYKGLKAEHSPKDE